Genomic DNA from Candidatus Koribacter versatilis Ellin345:
TTGGCGACATCCTTCGGATCGTTCACGGTGAGGAAGTGCCAGCCATCTTCGGCCCCGGGCCGGTTGTATTCCTTCAGGAAGCTGGCCTTCTTCTCTTTCGCGAGTTCAGGCGTATCGCGCGGATCGATGCTGACGGTGATGACTTCAAACTGATTGCCCGCACTGAACGTCATGGTCTGTAGAGCGCTGTTGAGCCCTTGCAGGACCTCGCTGCACAGCATGGGGCACTGGTAATAGACCATCGTGAGGATGACGGGGCGGCCCTTCTTGAAGTAGTCGCCGAGTTTCACGATGTTGCCGTTCTCGTCCTTGAATTGAAGGTCGAGAGGAATCTGCGTGTCGAGGTGCTGGTCGATACCGATGTCCTTGAGGCTGGCAGGATCGACTTGCGATGCGGGGCCCGAATTTTGTTTCTCCATGAACGCCGCAGGCGGCTGGGCAATCGCCGCGCTCACTGCGAGCAGCGGGAGGGCCATCCATGCGA
This window encodes:
- a CDS encoding SCO family protein translates to MKRSNKFLAWMALPLLAVSAAIAQPPAAFMEKQNSGPASQVDPASLKDIGIDQHLDTQIPLDLQFKDENGNIVKLGDYFKKGRPVILTMVYYQCPMLCSEVLQGLNSALQTMTFSAGNQFEVITVSIDPRDTPELAKEKKASFLKEYNRPGAEDGWHFLTVNDPKDVAKLANVVGWKYRWDPKMQQFIHAAGIMIVTPQGKLAQYYYGIEYAPKDLRLGLVEASQDKIGNLVDKVVLYCYHYDPHTGKYGAVVANLLRIFGAATVLLLGGFIVLMVRRDSHAGRHETGQA